Proteins encoded in a region of the Triplophysa dalaica isolate WHDGS20190420 chromosome 10, ASM1584641v1, whole genome shotgun sequence genome:
- the uhrf1 gene encoding E3 ubiquitin-protein ligase UHRF1 isoform X1: MWIQVRTMDGKETHRVDSLSKLTKVDELRGKIMELFNIEPERQRLFYRGKQMEDGHTIFDYNVGLNDIVQLLVRQAVAPTVLSKDKEAELSDSDSGCGSAQSESDKGSTHGESEGQSAGTSGQTDTPDLIDPGFGFYKINEFVDARDLNMGAWFEAQVKNVTKAPKPSGDDGELDGGEEIMYHVKYEDYPENGEVQLRGKDVRPRARTVYQWHQLEEGMTVMVNYNPDEPKERGYWYDARIQRKRETRTQKEVYGTILLGEAGDSLNDCRIMFVTEIYKIEEPGSSEGPGASSDSPLKRSNGPECKVCKDDLKKNCRMCNCHVCGVKQDPDKQLLCDECDMAFHTYCLNPPLTTIPADEDWYCPECRNDASEVVLAGEKLKESKKKSKMASASSSSQRDWGKGMACVGRTKQCTIVPSNHYGPVPGVPVGTLWKFRVQVSESGVHRPHVAGIHGRSNDGAYSLVLAGGYEDDVDDGNQFTYTGSGGRDLSGNKRTAEQSCDQKLTNMNRALALNCNAAVNEKEGAEAKDWKAGKPVRVVRSSKGRKHSKYSPEDGNRYDGIYKIVKYWPEKGKSGFLVWRYLLKRNDDEAAPWTREGKERVKKLGLTMQYPEGYLEAVAAKEKEKENKNEDDIEETPTKGKRKRKSQTVVDEKSSPSKGTPKKMKLEAYKLSKDQKALIKDDELNKKLWDEAMESLKLGQRFLNKVEEFFLCICCQEVVYQPVTTECQHNVCKECLQRSFKADVYTCPACRYDLGKNYPMTVNKPLQAILTQLFPGYSSGR; the protein is encoded by the exons ATGTGGATCCAGGTGCGCACTATGGATGGCAAGGAGACCCATCGGGTCGACTCCCTGTCCAAGCTCACCAAGGTGGACGAGCTGCGGGGGAAGATAATGGAGCTATTCAACATCGAGCCGGAAAGACAAAGATTGTTTTACAGAGGCAAACAG ATGGAAGATGGTCACACGATCTTCGACTACAACGTGGGTTTGAACGACATCGTTCAGCTGTTGGTACGACAGGCCGTCGCACCAACCGTTCTGTCGAAAGACAAAGAAGCAGAGTTGTCCGACTCTGACTCTGGCTGTGGATCGGCCCAGAGCGAGTCGGATAAAGGTTCAACTCATGGCGAGAGCGAAGGGCAAAGTGCCGGAACCTCGGGTCAAACGGACACGCCGGACCTTATCGACCCAGGCTTTGGGTTTTACAAG ATCAATGAGTTTGTGGACGCACGTGATTTGAACATGGGAGCTTGGTTTGAGGCGCAGGTCAAGAATGTGACCAAGGCGCCAAAACCTTCAGGGGATGATGGAGAGCTTGATGGAGGAGAGGAGATCATGTATCACGTCAAATACGAAGA TTACCCAGAGAACGGCGAGGTGCAGCTGCGGGGTAAAGACGTTCGCCCGCGGGCGCGCACCGTATACCAGTGGCACCAGCTGGAGGAGGGCATGACCGTCATGGTAAACTACAACCCGGACGAGCCCAAGGAGCGCGGATACTGGTACGACGCTCGGATCCAGAGGAAGAGGGAGACCAGGACCCAGAAGGAGGTTTATGGCACGATTCTCCTGGG GGAAGCTGGCGATTCTCTCAATGACTGTCGAATAATGTTTGTGACCGAAATCTACAAGATCGAAGAACCGGGAAGTTCAGAGGGACCAGGGGCCTCTTCCGATAGCCCTCTCAAGA GGTCAAACGGACCTGAGTGCAAAGTCTGCAAAGACGACCTGAAGAAGAACTGTCGCATGTGTAACTGTCACGTCTGCGGCGTGAAGCAGGATCCTGACAAACAGCTGCTCTGTGACGAGTGTGACATGGCGTTTCACACTTACTGCCTAAACCCTCCGCTGACCACCATCCCCGCCGACGAGGACTG GTACTGTCCAGAATGCCGTAATGACGCCAGCGAGGTGGTTCTCGCCGGAGAGAAGCTGAAGGAAAGTAAGAAGAAATCAAAGATGGCGTCCGCGAGCTCGTCCAGCCAGAGGGACTGGGGGAAG gGTATGGCATGTGTCGGCCGCACCAAACAGTGCACCATCGTACCTTCCAACCATTACGGCCCTGTTCCTGGAGTCCCGGTGGGAACCCTGTGGAAGTTCAGAGTGCAG GTGAGTGAATCGGGAGTCCACAGGCCTCACGTCGCTGGAATTCACGGCAGAAGTAACGATGGCGCCTATTCTCTCGTGCTCGCAGGAGGCTACGAAGATGACGTG GATGATGGAAACCAGTTTACCTACACTGGCTCCGGGGGTCGCGACCTCTCCGGAAACAAGAGGACGGCCGAGCAGTCCTGCGATCAAAAACTAACCAATATGAACAG AGCACTGGCGTTGAACTGCAACGCAGCCGTGAACGAGAAAGAAGGGGCGGAGGCCAAGGACTGGAAGGCGGGGAAACCTGTGAGGGTCGTGCGGAGCTCTAAAGGCCGCAAACACAGCAAGTACAGTCCTGAGGATGGCAACCGCTACGATGGCATTTACAAG ATTGTTAAGTACTGGCCAGAGAAGGGGAAGTCGGGTTTCCTTGTGTGGCGATATTTGCTGAAAAGAAATGACGACGAAGCGGCACCATGGACCCGTGAAGGGAAAGAGCGTGTTAAGAAACTGGGCCTCACCATGCAG TATCCCGAGGGTTATCTGGAGGCTGTGGCTGCtaaagaaaaggagaaagagaataaaaatgAGGATGACATTGAGGAAACGCCCACCAAggggaagaggaagaggaaatcTCAGACC GTAGTGGATGAGAAGAGTTCTCCATCAAAAGGCACTCCCAAGAAGATGAAATTGGAAGCGTATAAACTCAGCAAAGACCAGAAGGCCTTGATCAAAGATGATGAGCTCAATAAGAAATTGTGGGATGAAGCTATGGAGTCTCTGAAGCTCGGACAG CGCTTCCTGAATAAAGTGGAGGAATTTTTTCTCTGCATCTGCTGTCAAGAGGTTGTTTACCAGCCCGTCACCACAGAGTGCCAACACAACGTCTGCAAG GAATGCCTCCAGCGCTCTTTCAAAGCCGATGTTTACACCTGCCCGGCCTGTCGATACGACCTCGGCAAGAACTATCCAATGACCGTGAACAAACCTCTTCAAGCCATACTTACCCAGCTCTTCCCCGGGTACAGCAGCGGCCGGTGA
- the ticam1 gene encoding TIR domain-containing adapter molecule 1, which produces MAEESVRPTQRGYAGGSGLAEAFESLSQATEERLLSLTYKMGNTCAEVMVHAMCLILLKKSEDAHAKLLANRNRKVVNFLAEMIKERGESLNGSHIGSFKNSGPDVETLLDIARVFDVLVRERLCDATLRDQAYSAALATSKRANLRSLDVENILEEVKNVCGFQTADEFLSCENGGLKSQDVPVGNVSYPSSLRSSSVCSSHTLEISSPTIMGSTMEESKPLSLETPQTRETFRDQTLRCPDRPTSIPATALQTPRISDVTNRSTSPKHTQCFDGSGSSQLLTSKNTDPGFDFSSNPTNASKVDSQPTNLNLNNTPQPHRNVNPPAVSEVEDEFYSFVILHEPEDADEAQRLKNRLERIISGVGVTFSEFEEPGRSTLLCLEDAINNSAFTLLLLTRNFNTNLSETSTDSAIFNSLEKYHKRHSVIPLLPRENFLPKDRQRLVLRGTVPLDESKSTFERAALRAMSQMRVASQREVWMKEQRIKKVTEERKRLQVERSRNMDLKRETERLARLRFDSDVFYAPSGLPPVHNAAMDQGHGAWQQPSCIHIGNAHNVMIGNNSTMNIDHVQHSSEEDD; this is translated from the coding sequence ATGGCAGAGGAAAGCGTACGGCCTACGCAGCGTGGATACGCAGGGGGGTCCGGTCTGGCCGAGGCGTTCGAGAGTCTCTCTCAGGCCACCGAGGAGCGATTACTCAGCCTCACTTACAAAATGGGCAACACGTGTGCAGAGGTGATGGTTCATGCGATGTGCTTGATTCTTCTGAAGAAGAGCGAAGATGCTCACGCCAAGCTGTTGGCAAACCGTAACCGTAAGGTTGTGAACTTCTTGGCTGAAATGATCAAGGAGCGTGGAGAAAGTCTGAACGGTAGCCACATTGGGAGTTTTAAGAACTCAGGCCCCGACGTTGAGACGCTGTTGGATATTGCAAGAGTATTTGATGTATTGGTGCGGGAGCGATTATGCGACGCGACGCTCCGAGATCAAGCATATAGCGCGGCGCTTGCAACTAGCAAGAGGGCAAATTTGCGATCTTTAGATGTTGAAAACATCTTGGAGGAGGTCAAAAATGTCTGTGGGTTTCAGACTGCTGATGAATTTCTAAGTTGTGAAAATGGCGGGTTGAAATCTCAAGACGTACCGGTTGGAAACGTTAGCTATCCATCCTCGCTGCGATCCAGTTCGGTATGTAGCTCGCATACTCTGGAAATTAGCTCTCCAACCATTATGGGTTCTACAATGGAAGAATCAAAGCCATTGAGTCTGGAAACGCCCCAGACTAGAGAAACCTTTCGAGACCAAACACTACGTTGTCCTGATAGACCGACAAGTATTCCCGCAACCGCACTACAGACACCTCGAATTTCAGACGTCACAAATAGATCGACCAGTCCAAAGCACACGCAGTGTTTCGATGGCAGCGGAAGCTCACAGCTCCTGACCTCCAAAAACACAGATCCAGGTTTTGATTTTTCATCCAACCCAACAAACGCATCCAAAGTGGATTCGCAACCTACAAACTTGAACCTTAACAATACACCACAACCCCATAGGAACGTCAACCCTCCAGCCGTGAGCGAAGTCGAGGACGAGTTTTACTCCTTCGTCATACTGCACGAACCAGAAGACGCGGATGAAGCTCAAAGGCTCAAGAACAGACTTGAAAGAATTATTTCTGGGGTCGGAGTGACGTTCTCTGAATTCGAAGAACCTGGCCGGTCCACCTTGTTGTGCCTGGAGGACGCCATCAACAACTCGGCGTTCACACTGCTGCTGCTCACCCGAAACTTCAACACCAACCTCAGCGAGACGAGCACTGATTCGGCCATCTTCAACTCTCTGGAAAAGTATCACAAGAGGCACTCGGTCATCCCGTTGCTGCCTCGGGAGAACTTTTTGCCGAAGGACCGGCAACGGCTGGTGCTCCGTGGTACCGTCCCTCTGGACGAGAGCAAAAGTACGTTTGAACGCGCAGCTTTGAGAGCGATGTCGCAGATGAGGGTGGCGAGCCAAAGGGAGGTGTGGATGAAAGAGCAGCGAATTAAGAAGGTGACGGAGGAACGAAAGCGACTACAAGTGGAGAGAAGTAGAAATATGGACCTCAAACGGGAGACAGAAAGATTGGCGCGGCTGAGATTCGATTCTGATGTGTTTTATGCACCATCTGGCTTGCCGCCTGTACATAACGCCGCTATGGATCAAGGCCACGGTGCCTGGCAGCAGCCCTCGTGCATCCACATTGGGAACGCGCATAACGTTATGATCGGAAATAACTCGACAATGAATATCGACCATGTTCAACACAGCTCAGAAGAAGATGATTGA
- the uhrf1 gene encoding E3 ubiquitin-protein ligase UHRF1 isoform X2, translating into MWIQVRTMDGKETHRVDSLSKLTKVDELRGKIMELFNIEPERQRLFYRGKQMEDGHTIFDYNVGLNDIVQLLVRQAVAPTVLSKDKEAELSDSDSGCGSAQSESDKGSTHGESEGQSAGTSGQTDTPDLIDPGFGFYKINEFVDARDLNMGAWFEAQVKNVTKAPKPSGDDGELDGGEEIMYHVKYEDYPENGEVQLRGKDVRPRARTVYQWHQLEEGMTVMVNYNPDEPKERGYWYDARIQRKRETRTQKEVYGTILLGEAGDSLNDCRIMFVTEIYKIEEPGSSEGPGASSDSPLKRSNGPECKVCKDDLKKNCRMCNCHVCGVKQDPDKQLLCDECDMAFHTYCLNPPLTTIPADEDWYCPECRNDASEVVLAGEKLKESKKKSKMASASSSSQRDWGKGMACVGRTKQCTIVPSNHYGPVPGVPVGTLWKFRVQVSESGVHRPHVAGIHGRSNDGAYSLVLAGGYEDDVDDGNQFTYTGSGGRDLSGNKRTAEQSCDQKLTNMNRALALNCNAAVNEKEGAEAKDWKAGKPVRVVRSSKGRKHSKYSPEDGNRYDGIYKIVKYWPEKGKSGFLVWRYLLKRNDDEAAPWTREGKERVKKLGLTMQYPEGYLEAVAAKEKEKENKNEDDIEETPTKGKRKRKSQTVDEKSSPSKGTPKKMKLEAYKLSKDQKALIKDDELNKKLWDEAMESLKLGQRFLNKVEEFFLCICCQEVVYQPVTTECQHNVCKECLQRSFKADVYTCPACRYDLGKNYPMTVNKPLQAILTQLFPGYSSGR; encoded by the exons ATGTGGATCCAGGTGCGCACTATGGATGGCAAGGAGACCCATCGGGTCGACTCCCTGTCCAAGCTCACCAAGGTGGACGAGCTGCGGGGGAAGATAATGGAGCTATTCAACATCGAGCCGGAAAGACAAAGATTGTTTTACAGAGGCAAACAG ATGGAAGATGGTCACACGATCTTCGACTACAACGTGGGTTTGAACGACATCGTTCAGCTGTTGGTACGACAGGCCGTCGCACCAACCGTTCTGTCGAAAGACAAAGAAGCAGAGTTGTCCGACTCTGACTCTGGCTGTGGATCGGCCCAGAGCGAGTCGGATAAAGGTTCAACTCATGGCGAGAGCGAAGGGCAAAGTGCCGGAACCTCGGGTCAAACGGACACGCCGGACCTTATCGACCCAGGCTTTGGGTTTTACAAG ATCAATGAGTTTGTGGACGCACGTGATTTGAACATGGGAGCTTGGTTTGAGGCGCAGGTCAAGAATGTGACCAAGGCGCCAAAACCTTCAGGGGATGATGGAGAGCTTGATGGAGGAGAGGAGATCATGTATCACGTCAAATACGAAGA TTACCCAGAGAACGGCGAGGTGCAGCTGCGGGGTAAAGACGTTCGCCCGCGGGCGCGCACCGTATACCAGTGGCACCAGCTGGAGGAGGGCATGACCGTCATGGTAAACTACAACCCGGACGAGCCCAAGGAGCGCGGATACTGGTACGACGCTCGGATCCAGAGGAAGAGGGAGACCAGGACCCAGAAGGAGGTTTATGGCACGATTCTCCTGGG GGAAGCTGGCGATTCTCTCAATGACTGTCGAATAATGTTTGTGACCGAAATCTACAAGATCGAAGAACCGGGAAGTTCAGAGGGACCAGGGGCCTCTTCCGATAGCCCTCTCAAGA GGTCAAACGGACCTGAGTGCAAAGTCTGCAAAGACGACCTGAAGAAGAACTGTCGCATGTGTAACTGTCACGTCTGCGGCGTGAAGCAGGATCCTGACAAACAGCTGCTCTGTGACGAGTGTGACATGGCGTTTCACACTTACTGCCTAAACCCTCCGCTGACCACCATCCCCGCCGACGAGGACTG GTACTGTCCAGAATGCCGTAATGACGCCAGCGAGGTGGTTCTCGCCGGAGAGAAGCTGAAGGAAAGTAAGAAGAAATCAAAGATGGCGTCCGCGAGCTCGTCCAGCCAGAGGGACTGGGGGAAG gGTATGGCATGTGTCGGCCGCACCAAACAGTGCACCATCGTACCTTCCAACCATTACGGCCCTGTTCCTGGAGTCCCGGTGGGAACCCTGTGGAAGTTCAGAGTGCAG GTGAGTGAATCGGGAGTCCACAGGCCTCACGTCGCTGGAATTCACGGCAGAAGTAACGATGGCGCCTATTCTCTCGTGCTCGCAGGAGGCTACGAAGATGACGTG GATGATGGAAACCAGTTTACCTACACTGGCTCCGGGGGTCGCGACCTCTCCGGAAACAAGAGGACGGCCGAGCAGTCCTGCGATCAAAAACTAACCAATATGAACAG AGCACTGGCGTTGAACTGCAACGCAGCCGTGAACGAGAAAGAAGGGGCGGAGGCCAAGGACTGGAAGGCGGGGAAACCTGTGAGGGTCGTGCGGAGCTCTAAAGGCCGCAAACACAGCAAGTACAGTCCTGAGGATGGCAACCGCTACGATGGCATTTACAAG ATTGTTAAGTACTGGCCAGAGAAGGGGAAGTCGGGTTTCCTTGTGTGGCGATATTTGCTGAAAAGAAATGACGACGAAGCGGCACCATGGACCCGTGAAGGGAAAGAGCGTGTTAAGAAACTGGGCCTCACCATGCAG TATCCCGAGGGTTATCTGGAGGCTGTGGCTGCtaaagaaaaggagaaagagaataaaaatgAGGATGACATTGAGGAAACGCCCACCAAggggaagaggaagaggaaatcTCAGACCG TGGATGAGAAGAGTTCTCCATCAAAAGGCACTCCCAAGAAGATGAAATTGGAAGCGTATAAACTCAGCAAAGACCAGAAGGCCTTGATCAAAGATGATGAGCTCAATAAGAAATTGTGGGATGAAGCTATGGAGTCTCTGAAGCTCGGACAG CGCTTCCTGAATAAAGTGGAGGAATTTTTTCTCTGCATCTGCTGTCAAGAGGTTGTTTACCAGCCCGTCACCACAGAGTGCCAACACAACGTCTGCAAG GAATGCCTCCAGCGCTCTTTCAAAGCCGATGTTTACACCTGCCCGGCCTGTCGATACGACCTCGGCAAGAACTATCCAATGACCGTGAACAAACCTCTTCAAGCCATACTTACCCAGCTCTTCCCCGGGTACAGCAGCGGCCGGTGA
- the timm44 gene encoding mitochondrial import inner membrane translocase subunit TIM44, whose amino-acid sequence MAASLCQCYQLCVRRGCVRLFSCQYVSLYDRASVYRICGSTITTSQERFMSSGGGRKGFLGEFLDNLKQDLNKNKEMKENIKKFRAEAMKLEESDALKQARRKYKTIESETVKTSEVFKKTIGSISESVKEGFEEVSRTDIGKKIKEGMEEAAKTAKQSAETMSKGGEKFGKTGAFRAISQSVESVKKEIGDLGQSGSYRPPSTLRKRSDFSSKVGGSEAKVFEADEEAMGVVLHKDSKWYQQWKDFKDNNMVFNRFFEMKMKYDESDNALIRASRAVTDKMTDIIGGLFSKTEMSEVLTEILKADPNFDKDSFLKQCEKDIIPNILEAMIQGELEVLKDWCYEATYSQLAHPIQQAKAMGLQFHSKILDIDNIDLPMGKMMEQGPVLIITFQAQLVMVIRNVKGEVVEGDPGKVLRMMYVWALCRDQEELNPYAAWRLLDISASSTEQIL is encoded by the exons ATGGCGGCCTCCTTATGTCAGTGCTACCAG CTGTGTGTCAGAAGAGGCTGTGTGCGGTTATTCTCTTGTCAGTATGTGTCTTTATATGACCGAGCGAGTGTGTATAGGATATGTGGATCCACCATCACTACATCACAG GAGAGGTTTATGTCGTCTGGTGGCGGTCGCAAAGGCTTCTTGGGAGAGTTTCTGGACAACCTGAAACAGGACCTGAACAAGAACAAAGAGATGAAGGAAAACATCAAGAAGTTTCGTGCAGAGGCCATGAAACTTGAGGAATCGGATGCCCTCAAGCAAGCCAGAAGGAAATAT AAAACCATCGAGTCAGAAACAGTCAAAACCTCAGAAGTGTTCAAGAAAACGATCGGTTCAATATCTGAATCGGTCAAAGAG GGTTTTGAAGAGGTGAGTCGCACAGACATTGGAAAGAAAATTAAAGAAGGGATGGAAGAAGCTGCCAAAACGGCCAAGCAGTCGGCGGAGACGATGTCTAAAGGCGGTGAAAAATTTGGGAAGACGGGAGCCTTCCGGGCAATCTCACAG AGTGTCGAGAGCGTCAAGAAAGAGATCGGTGACCTCGGTCAGAGCGGATCATACCGGCCGCCCAGCACATTGAGGAAGAGAAGCGACTTCTCATCGAAGGTGGGCGGCAGCGAGGCTAAAGTCTTCGAAGCCGACGA GGAAGCAATGGGTGTTGTTCTACACAAAGACTCTAAATGGTATCAGCAGTGGAAAGACTTCAAGGACAACAATATGGTTTTTAACA GATTCTTTGAGATGAAGATGAAATATGACGAGAGTGACAACGCCTTAATCCGAGCGTCTCGAGCCGTGACCGACAAAATGACAGACATCATCG GTGGGCTGTTCTCCAAAACCGAGATGTCTGAGGTTCTGACCGAGATCTTGAAAGCGGATCCGAATTTCGACAAGGATTCGTTCCTGAAGCAGTGCGAGAAAGACATTATTCCCAATATTCTAGAG GCCATGATTCAAGGAGAACTGGAGGTCCTCAAAGATTGGTGCTACGAGGCT ACGTACAGTCAGCTCGCTCATCCTATACAGCAGGCCAAAGCCATGGGACTCCAGTTCCACTCCAAAATACTCGACATTGATAACATTGAT TTGCCGATGGGTAAAATGATGGAACAAGGTCCCGTCCTCATCATCACTTTCCAGGCTCAACTGGTGATGGTCATTCGCAACGTGAAAGGTGAAGTCGTGGAGGGCGATCCG GGAAAGGTTCTCAGGATGATGTACGTATGGGCGTTATGTCGAGATCAGGAGGAGTTGAACCCGTATGCAGCCTGGAGACTCTTAGACATCTCCGCCTCCAGCACGGAGCAGATCCTTTGA